Genomic segment of Spirochaetota bacterium:
CGCCGACTGTCTCACCCGAGGTGCCCACGACCTCGACAAGGAAATTGAGAAAATCAAGCGGCTTGTAAATAAGACTGCCCCCGTAATTCATGGTAACTGGATTGCCGGTCTGTCCTAAGGCGTTCTTCGCCTGGATCGTTGCGGTAACCCCAAGGTTCCAGTGGCTCACCCAGTTCGCGCCCATTTTTACGCTGGCCGACCAATTGAACTGAATTCCCCATCCGCCGGAGCCAAGTCCATCGACATAACTTCCCGTGGGGAATATGACAGAGATCCGCGGTGCCATGGCTGCAATATCTGAATCAAGGATCTGCAGCCGATAATTGAGCAGAATATCACCCACGCTGGTTACTCCGGCATTCTGCGAGACCGGGAGTGAATAGGAGAGCTGATGCATTTGCGATATGAGCGGGTATTCGTTGACAAGAAGATACGTCCATGAGCGTGATCGTGTATTGTATTGGAATGTGCTGACGAATTGTACGACCCCCGGCCCCTGATTATACGCTTCCTCCATGAGGAAAGAGTTGTCTTCGATGTCGACATCGAAGACTTTCGCTTTGTCATCAGCTGCTTCGAGCGGGATGAGTGCGACAAGACTTGCCGCTGCGATCAGTGCGATCCTTACTAAGCTTTTCTTGACGGAAAATGTAATCATGTCGTCACCTCACAATTTCTTAGAAGGCACACTATCGCTACATCCGCTATAGTACGAAAACAGGATGGCTTGTCAAGTGCGTGTGGGCAAGGAGACGATTCACTGTCGTTTTCTTGTTACCAGCGTATAGCTCAGCGGCAGAAGGAATAAAGTCCCAAGGGTTGCGGTAACAAGCCCCCCGATGACAACGGTCGCCAATGGACGCTGTATCTCGTTCCCCGTGCCGTGGGAAAGTATCAGCGGAATGAGACTAGCCATCGCTATGAGCGCCGTCATGAGCACGGGGCGAAGCCTGCTTACGCTGCCCTCGAGAACCGCGTGTTCTGTCTTATGTCCGCGTTCCCGCAGCTGCTCGATCGTGGCCTTGAGCTTGTTTTCGTCGATGGCAAAGACCGCCTTGGTGACT
This window contains:
- a CDS encoding transporter, whose product is MITFSVKKSLVRIALIAAASLVALIPLEAADDKAKVFDVDIEDNSFLMEEAYNQGPGVVQFVSTFQYNTRSRSWTYLLVNEYPLISQMHQLSYSLPVSQNAGVTSVGDILLNYRLQILDSDIAAMAPRISVIFPTGSYVDGLGSGGWGIQFNWSASVKMGANWVSHWNLGVTATIQAKNALGQTGNPVTMNYGGSLIYKPLDFLNFLVEVVGTSGETVGATGSIERAETLFINPGIRFAITPNEKLQIVPGICVPLGVGPSLQEIAVLGYLSIEATFW
- a CDS encoding efflux RND transporter permease subunit gives rise to the protein VTKAVFAIDENKLKATIEQLRERGHKTEHAVLEGSVSRLRPVLMTALIAMASLIPLILSHGTGNEIQRPLATVVIGGLVTATLGTLFLLPLSYTLVTRKRQ